DNA from Serinibacter salmoneus:
TCGTGGACCGCGACGTGCCGATCTGGGGGCCGGCCGACGCCGTCGCCCACCTCGCGGACGCCGGCGTCGCCCCGGACCGGCTGCACACCCTCGCACCCGGCGACCACACCACCGTGGCCGGCCTGGGGCTCATGGTCCTGGGCGGGGTCCATGCCGAGATCGCCGATGCCCAGCCCGGGATCGCGAACAACGGCTACCTCCTGGAGGGGGTCTTCCACCCGGGCGATGCCGTCGATCACGCCGACCTGGACGCCGTGGCCGGGGAGGTCCGCGTGCTCTTGCTGCCCGTCACCGCGCCCTGGCTGCGCCTCGGCGAGGCCATCGCGCTCGCGCGCCGCACGCCCGGGGCCGCGGTGCACCCCATCCACGACGGGATCCTCAACCAGCGCGGCACCGCCCTGCTGGACGGCGTGGCCTCCCGTTTCCTCGGCGAGCGCTACCGCCGGGTCGGGGTGGGGGAGAGCGTCACCCACGCCGGGGTGGCACCGGTCGGTCCGGCCTAGGCCGTGGAGCGCTGATCGAAGCCGTTCTCGCGCACCAACTCCCGCTCGCGCACGACGACGTCGCTCACCCGGGCGGTCGAGGGTCCCTCACGCAGCCACGTGAGCATGCGCTCCACCGCCCCGGGCGGCCCCTGGATCTCCGCCTCGACGCTGCCGTCGCGCCGGTTGCGCACCCAGCCCGTGAGCCCCAGGGCCTCGGCCTGGGACTGAGCGGACCAGCGGAAACCGACGCCCTGCACCACACCGGTGATGCGTGCGTTGACTCGACGCATACCTTCAGGGTGGCACAATGGCGCGGGGTTCATGCGATGTGATCGCACTACGGGGGGGAAACCATGAACATGACCATGTCCGAACACGGCCCGAGCCGCAGAGGCGTCCTGAGCGCTGCCGCCTGGTCGGCACCCGTTGTCGCCGTCACGGCCCTCACCCCGGCGGCGGTCGCCGGGAGCACGCCCACGGGCGAGTTCACATTGGTGAGCTACGCCGGCGGTGTTGAGCACTGGGTCGATGCCGAGCGCACCATCGCCTGCACTGCCTCGGTCGGGACGAACTGGCAGCTCGTGAACGAGGGGACTGACGAGGTGCCCGCCGGTGCCCTCATCACGGTGTCCTACGACGGCCGCATCTTCGACATGGAACCGCTCACGAATCTCTCGCTGGTGTCGCAGGACACCGACGGCGACAAGGTGACGATGACCCTCGCCACCCAGGCGCCGGTACCGGCGGGAGAGTTCATCTACGCATCGATTGGGGCCGGTTCGCGGATCGTCGACGGTATCGGGCCCGCAGGCCCGTCGTTCGAACCCGTCGTGGTGACCGTCGGCGGTCAGGCCCCCGTGCTCGGAAGCCCGGTGACTGTCGTTCCTACGGCGCCGTACACGCCGACGGTCTCGGCGGAGTGGGGCACCGCGGTGGTGGACGGCTGGAACGTGAGCTTCCCCGTCCGCGTGAGCGTCACAACAGACCCGGCCGGTGGCCCCCTGCCCGCCGGTGTTCGACTCTCACCCTTCTCGGGTGTGGTCGAGGAGTTCACCCTGCAGCAGGTGCTCGTCGACGGCGCCGACCGACCCGAGGCCATCGTGCCCCCGACGTGGAGTTCATACACCACCGCCATCGACATCCCCGCTGGCAGCACGCTCACGCTCGTCCTCGACAGGGCCCTGGATGACGAGGTGACCAGCCCGTGGGCCCAGCCCTACGTGCGACTGCACGACGACTGGTACCGACGCGTAGAGGGCGGGACAACCGAGGTGCAGGGTCCTGCCGCCACTCCAGCGGGTTGACGCATAGGCGGGGCGGGGCGGGGCTCAGGCCAGCAGGTCCCGGATGTCCTCGGCGGTGAGCCGGCCTGGTGCCGCGCCCTTCCCGCTCACCGCGCCCGTGCCGCTCACATCGCCGCCGCCGTTCGCACCGGCTGAGCCGCTCTCGCCGCCAGCGCCCAGTACCCCGGCCACCAGGGCCCGCTTGGACTCCTGCAGGGCCATCACCTTCTCCTCGATGGTGTCCTTGGCGACCATCCGGTAGACCATGACCGGCCGGGTCTGACCGATGCGGTGCGCGCGGTCCACCGCCTGCGCCTCCGCCGCCGGGTTCCACCACGGGTCCGCCAGGATGCAGTAGTCCGCCATGGCGAGGTTCAGGCCCACACCGCCGGCCTTGAGGCTGATGAGGAACGCCGGTTGCGTGCCCTGCGCGAAGCCCTCGATCACCCGCGCCCGCCGCGTGGTGGACCCATCCAGGTAGGCGTAGTCCATCCCGGCGGCGTCCAGGCGCGCGGCGATCATCGCGAGGTACCGCGTGAACTGGGAGAACACCAGCACCCGGTGGCCCTCCTCGGCCGCCTCGGTGAGGATCTCCAGCAGCGCCTCGAGCTTGGAGGAGGGGATGTCGGCATACTCCTCGTCCACCAGGGACGCGTCGATCGCGAGCTGACGCAGTCGGGTCAGGGCGCTGAGCACCTCCACCCGGTTGCGCTCCATGTCCTTGACCAGCCCGAGCACCCGCTGGCGCTCACGGCCGAGGTGGCGCTGGTAGACGCGCCGGTGCGCCGGTTCGAGCTCGACCGAGAGCACCTGCTCCTGCTTCGGCGGCAGGTCCGGGGTGACCTGCTCCTTGGTGCGCCGCAGCAGGAACGGGGCAATGCGTCGTCGAAGCCGCGGCAGCAGCTCCAGTTCCTCCCCGTGGCCGCGTTCGATGGGCGCGGCATACAACTCATGGAACTGCTGCGGGGTGCCCAGCAACCCCGGCGCGGCGATCGCGAACATCGCCCACAGCTCGGTGAGGTTGTTCTCGATCGGGGTGCCGGTGATGGCGAACTTCACGCCCGCGTCGATGGTCTTGGCCAGCGCGAACGCCCGCGAGGTGCGGTTCTTGACGTTCTGCGCCTCGTCCAGGATCAGCCCCGCGGGCTCCAGGGCCGCGTACTCCTCGTGCTCCAGACGGAACAGGGTGTAGCTCGTCACCACGATGTCCGCGCCCGCGGCGAGCTCGGCGATGGGGCGGTTGCGTTTCTTCGCCGTCGCGCTGATGACCGCCACCGTCAGGTCGGGGGTGAACCGGGCCGCCTCCGCCGCCCAGTTGGAGACCACCGAGGTGGGGGCGACGACCAGGTAGGGGGCGCCGTCGGGCTCGGAGGTCTTGTGCTCCAGGATCATCGCGAGGGTCTGCAGGGTCTTGCCCAGGCCCATGTCGTCGGCCAGCACCCCACCCAGGCCGGCGTGACGCAGCCGGGTGAGCCACTCATACCCCTCCCGCTGGTAGGGGCGCATCGTGGCCTGCAGGCCGGTGGGCAGCGGCGGCGGGTCGCCGTCGGTGGTGGCCGCCTTGACCCGCGCGAGCCACTCCTGCGCCTGGTGGTCGATCACCCCGAGCGCCTGCAGCTCCTCCCACCAGGAGAGGTTGAGCCGGGAGACCCGCAGGCCCGCACGGCGCTGGTCCTGCAGGGCCCGGCCCTCCTCCAGGAGCTGGCGCAGGTGGTCCAGCTCCGGGCGGTCGAGCTTGACGTACCCGCCGTCCTCCATGAACAGGGTGCGCTCGTTGCGCGCCAGCGCGGTGATCACCTGCCCGATCGGCACGTCCCGGTCAGCCAGCTTCAGCCGGACCTCCAGGTCGAACCAGTCGCGCGTGGTCTCCACCACGTCCACCGCGATCTCCGCCTCGCCGAGGTCACGGAAGGTCGGCACGTCTTGCGGGAGGTCGAGGCGCACGTGCTCCAGCACCTCCAGGCGCGGCACGACCTCCTCCATCAGGGCGATGAAGGCGTGCCCCGCCACCACGGCCTCCTCCAGCGGGCCACCGGCGGAGTTCAGGATCGTGGGCAGCGGCGCCATCGCCTCGCTCACCCGCGCGAGGATCGCGCGCTCGGCCGCGGCGTCCCGTCCCATCCCGCGCGGATCCGGCGGCAGGGTGTGCACCACCGCGTGCGGGCCCTCGCCGTAGGACCAGCGGCACTCGACCGAGGCCCGTGGCGTGGCGCCGATCTCCGTGTAGAGCAGCCGCACCGTCATGACGAACGTGGGGGTCGGCGGCGGTGCGGGCTCGTAGGAACCCTCCGGCCGCCAGGACTGGCTCGCGATCCGCGGCAGGATCGTGCGCTCGAACACCTCCCGCTCCCCGCCGGGCACCACCACGGTGCCGGCGCGGCGCAGGTCCATCCAGGCCCGGGTCGCGGGGGTGGCCAGCGGCACCAGGGTGAGGGTGCCCGCCTCGTCGCGCCCGGCGTACCCGTGCGCGGGGCGACCGATCAGCAGCGGCTCCGCGATCGCCGTCGGATGCTCGAGCGCGGCGGTGACGGTCAGGTCGGGGTGACCCGCCGCCTCCGGCGCGCCCACCGCCACCGTGGCCCGGGCAGGTTCGGTGGCCAGGGCGACCTCACCGCCGTCCTGCTCCATGAGGTTCACCCCGGAGGCGACCACGTCCGCGAGCGCGCTCCACAGTTCCCGGCTGTTCACTCCCGCCAGCGACAGCCAGGCGGGGATCCCGTAGGAGTACGGGTCGGCGACCTGGTGCAGCCGCACGAGGGCAGCGAGGGCGTCCAACTGGGCCGGGTCGGCGTCGGCGATCGCATTGCGCTGGATCTCCGACCAGGAGGCACCCGTGGCGATCCACTTCCCCTTCTTCCCCCGGCGCATCGCGCGCGCCTCCAGCCCGCCGGCGGCGGCGCGCCATCCGGCGGCCCCGGGCAGCTCGGCGGGAGCCGCGAACTGCAGGGTCAGGGCCAGCGGCGAGTACGGCGTGGCCGCGGGATCGGGGAAGATGCCCTCGAGTTGGGAGCGCCACCGGCCCAGGGACGGCGTGGTCTTGCCGTTCTGCTTCTGTGTCAGGGCGGTGACCAGCAGCGCCACGGTGTGCTTGCAGTCAACCTGCACCGGGCAGGAGCAGCGGCCGTCGAACTCGTCGATCACGCCGTTGCGGGTCAGGTCGTAGTACGTGGTGGCGGTGTAGACGTTGCGCCCCGAGCCCTCGATCGTGCCGACGACGACGTGCGCGGCCTCGTCGTGGCGGCGCACCACGGCGCGGTGCTGGCGGGCGTAGGCGGTGCCCGCGTCGAACGCGTGGCGGCCCACGAGCCCCACGAGCTCGATCGGTGCATGCATGGCAACGAGCCTAGGCCCGCGGTGTGACAATCCGTTGCGGGGGCTGTGGAAGGCGCGGCCGGAGTGGTTCACTGGGTAGCCAGGCGCGGCGAGCGGCGCCGTGCGCGGCTGGGCGAAGCGGCCCGGGGGGAGCGAATCATGAAGCGCACCGAGGCACCGGCACGGGGAGTGCCGTGCTGGATCGACATGTCATCGAACGACCTGGAGCGCACCACCGCGTTCTACACGGGCCTGTTCGGCTGGGACGCGCAGGCGCAGGGGGAGGAGTACGGCGGCTACGTGCTCTTCACCAAGGACGGCGCGCCCATCGCGGGCGCGGGCCCCGCGCAGATGCCCGGCATGCCCGACATGTGGGGCCTGTACCTGCGCAGCGAGTCGATTGCGGACGACCTCGCGGCGGCGACCGCGGCGGGGGCCACCGCGTTGATGGAGCCGATGGACATCCCGGCGATGGGCGCGATGACGGGCGTGACCGACCCCTCCGGGGCCGCGATCTTCTTCTGGGAGCCGCGCGGGCACCACGGCTTCGGCGTGGTGGACGAGGTCGGCGCCCCGACTTGGTTCGAACTGGCGGCGCGGGACTACCCGACGGCCTCGGAGTTCTACACCACCGTCTTCGGGTGGTCGTATGAGGGGACGCCGGGGGAGATGACCTACGGCATCGCGTCGCTGGAGGGCACGCGCGTGGCGGGGGTGATGGACGCCGGGGACTTCCTGCCCGAGGGGGTGCCCTCGCACTGGTCGTTCTATCTGGGGGTGGCGAACATCGACGAGGCGTGCGCGAAGGTGACGGAACTCGGTGGTGGGGTCGTGCGGCCGCCGGAGGACTCGCCGTTCGGTCGCCTCGCCTCCGTGCAGGACTCCGGCGGGGCGCAGTTCAAGTTGCACGAGCTGGCGCCGGGCTGGGATCAGTAGTCCCGAGGACTCACGGGGCGAGGTGCGCGGCGAACCACCCGAGCAGCGGCGCGTAGATGCGCCAGTCCTCCCGGACGTGATCCACGACGGCGTCGCTCGCCAGCCAGGTCGGCGTGCCGTGGTCGCGGGAGACGAGCATCGACGTGAAGCGCAGCAGATGGACCCGAGGATGGTCCTTCGGGAAGCCGCGCGGTGCGGTCTTGAGCTGGTCGCCGTCGATGCGGATCGCATCCTGCGGGAGGTCGTCGGTCTCGGGCGCGTCCGGGTCGCCCGCGAGGGCCGTGGTGAGGGCGTCGAGTTCGGCGCCCGAGCCCTCGGCGAGCACGGCGGCCCGGTAGGCCCTGAGTTGCGCGGGCGTGGGCTGGTACCAGCCGGCGCCGGTCATCAGGCCGCGCGCGCTCACCTGAACGTACAGGCCGCATCCGGCGCTGGTCCCGACGACGGCGCCCTGGTGGGTCTTGTAGGGCGACTTGTCCTTGGAGAAGCGCACGTCCCGGTTGGGGCGGAAGAGCTTGGCGGAGCCGAACTCCTCGGCGAGGGCGTCGGTGAGCGCGGTGACGGGCTGCCTGACGCTGGTCTGCCAGCGATCGCGGTTGGCCGCCCACCATTCGCGGTCGTTGTTCGCGGTCAGGTCCGCGTAGAAGCTGACCGCATCGGTGGGGATGCCTGCGTGCGCCGCCATGGCGTTGATCCTGTCACGGGCCGTACTCCCCTCCCCCGCACGAACGCGCGCGAGAGCACAGTCCGCAGTCCAATGCGGAGCCGCTTCGCGGCCGCCACATCACGGCCGCGCAAGCGCGGCGCCGCGATCCGGTCCTGAGGCATCGTCCAGGGCACTGGTGGCCCAGTGGCGTAACGACAGACGGCCAGGCGGCCGCCTTGCGAGCCAGCCACGAGCTAGGCGTGCGGCTACCGGTCCTGCGATCCATCAGTTCCAAGCACGTTTGCAGCATCTTGCGACCCTTCGTCGAGGCAGGTTGGACAGTCGGTGACGTGCTCATCGCCATCGACGTCAAACCAGGGGACGCCAGGTGGCACCACGACGGCGCCACCGGAGTTGGCAACGTCGGCGCGTGGCTGGCCTACCGACTCCGCCACTGGACCAGCAACGGCACCCCACGTCGCTCCCCCAGCCAACGCATCGCCCAAGAGCGCTCCCAACGCGCCGCAGAACACCGCGCCCAGCGCGAGCGCGAGGCCCAAGTGAAACCAGCCAGTTCCGCCTTCGTTGCTGACATCATCGCCCGCATCAAACGCGCCGTGGCCGGCGGGGAACCCATACCCGCACCAACGCCGCGGTGAACACCGCGCACCGGTTGCACACCCCCTAAATTAGGTGGGAGCATGGTGTTCCTGAGGTCAGGGGATGAGCCCAGACCATAGAGTCCAGGAGGGCACCATGAGCGCCAACTACGCCACCCGCAAGGAGGCCATCGAGCGCGAGATCATCGCCGCGATCGAGGGGACAGGTGAGGTCGCCGACGCCCGCGTTGAGTTCGACATTGATGCGATCGCCGACGAGGTGCTCTCCGACTACCTCCCGGGATACGAGGTCATGGCGAACACCGAGGGGTTCTGGGCCGCTGTCGAGCGCCACGCTCGTTGAACACACTGAGGCGGGGAAGGATGCGCACTGCGCACTGCTACCAGGAGGCCGCATGGACAGGATGGATGGCGGGGAGTTGCAGATGGTCCGGGAGTTCCTGGGCCTGACCGGGGATGGGCTGGCGGGGATGCTGCGCAATCGGCTCGGGGAACCGGTGAAGCCGCGCACACTGCGGGCGTGGGAGGCGGGGCGCGATTCAGTCCCCGACGCGATCCGCGAGCAGGTTGAGCAAATTGAGGTCATGACGGGCGCGGCGGTCGGTGAGGTCGTGGCGGCCCTCTCCGACGCCCGTGACCCCGCCGTGGTGGTCTACCGCACCGATGACGACATGCACGCTGCCCGCCCGGACCTGGCGCACCTACCTGCGAGGTGGTGGCGGCATGTCGTGGCGCGCGCCTGCCAGGAGGTGCCGGGGGTGGAGGTCGTCAGCGGCGATGCCTTAGCGCGGTGACCGTACTGGTGCCACGCGTGGCCGTGTGCCGTGTTGTGAGCCCCGCCAGCCGCCCCATGAGGGAGTGCCGCACCATGTCAGTGCCCGGTGTTAAGGAGGAAGCATGAGCAACGTAGAGGCTGCCCGTGAGTGGGCCAAGGGCAATCACCCTCGAGAGGCAGGCGTCGAGCTCCTCGCACGCAGTGGTCTGCTGTACGACGGCGCGCCCTGGGTAACGGGCGGGAGGGTCGTCGGTGCGGTGCTTATCGAGGAGACTCAGGGGCAGCCTGGTGGCGTGAGGAGGCTAGTCACGATCGCGGCCTCGCTCCTCTTTGGGGACTCAGTGGACCTCAGCGACGAAGTGCCCCGGCTTGATCGCCATCAACTTGAGCTCGTGCTCGCGGCGATCGCTCATGCTGGAGGTTCGCACGAACACAGCACCGTGATTGTTGACGATGACGGCTACCCGGCTGGGTTTCCCGCCCTCCCGAGCCTCTACGACTGGCCACAAACGAAATCGGGCGAGTAAGGCCGCCGCGGATGGCGCCCATTGAGAAATACTCCTGCGCGACTAGGAAACTGGCCAAGGGCGGAACCTGCGCCGCCTTACCCCTCCGCGACCTTGTAGTTGCGGCAGGTGAGGGCTAAGTGCCGATCTTCGCGACCACCGCCGCCAGGGACCGCGCGGAGGTGTGTACCCCGGAGTTGCCTAGGATCGTTGATGTCGGGGCTGGGTGCCCACGAGGTCGAAGGTTGTGGCGAAGCGCTGGCGCTACACCGGATGCGCTCCGCTGACGTGGCTGGTGCAC
Protein-coding regions in this window:
- a CDS encoding acylphosphatase, giving the protein MRRVNARITGVVQGVGFRWSAQSQAEALGLTGWVRNRRDGSVEAEIQGPPGAVERMLTWLREGPSTARVSDVVVRERELVRENGFDQRSTA
- a CDS encoding DEAD/DEAH box helicase yields the protein MHAPIELVGLVGRHAFDAGTAYARQHRAVVRRHDEAAHVVVGTIEGSGRNVYTATTYYDLTRNGVIDEFDGRCSCPVQVDCKHTVALLVTALTQKQNGKTTPSLGRWRSQLEGIFPDPAATPYSPLALTLQFAAPAELPGAAGWRAAAGGLEARAMRRGKKGKWIATGASWSEIQRNAIADADPAQLDALAALVRLHQVADPYSYGIPAWLSLAGVNSRELWSALADVVASGVNLMEQDGGEVALATEPARATVAVGAPEAAGHPDLTVTAALEHPTAIAEPLLIGRPAHGYAGRDEAGTLTLVPLATPATRAWMDLRRAGTVVVPGGEREVFERTILPRIASQSWRPEGSYEPAPPPTPTFVMTVRLLYTEIGATPRASVECRWSYGEGPHAVVHTLPPDPRGMGRDAAAERAILARVSEAMAPLPTILNSAGGPLEEAVVAGHAFIALMEEVVPRLEVLEHVRLDLPQDVPTFRDLGEAEIAVDVVETTRDWFDLEVRLKLADRDVPIGQVITALARNERTLFMEDGGYVKLDRPELDHLRQLLEEGRALQDQRRAGLRVSRLNLSWWEELQALGVIDHQAQEWLARVKAATTDGDPPPLPTGLQATMRPYQREGYEWLTRLRHAGLGGVLADDMGLGKTLQTLAMILEHKTSEPDGAPYLVVAPTSVVSNWAAEAARFTPDLTVAVISATAKKRNRPIAELAAGADIVVTSYTLFRLEHEEYAALEPAGLILDEAQNVKNRTSRAFALAKTIDAGVKFAITGTPIENNLTELWAMFAIAAPGLLGTPQQFHELYAAPIERGHGEELELLPRLRRRIAPFLLRRTKEQVTPDLPPKQEQVLSVELEPAHRRVYQRHLGRERQRVLGLVKDMERNRVEVLSALTRLRQLAIDASLVDEEYADIPSSKLEALLEILTEAAEEGHRVLVFSQFTRYLAMIAARLDAAGMDYAYLDGSTTRRARVIEGFAQGTQPAFLISLKAGGVGLNLAMADYCILADPWWNPAAEAQAVDRAHRIGQTRPVMVYRMVAKDTIEEKVMALQESKRALVAGVLGAGGESGSAGANGGGDVSGTGAVSGKGAAPGRLTAEDIRDLLA
- a CDS encoding DUF2461 domain-containing protein — its product is MAAHAGIPTDAVSFYADLTANNDREWWAANRDRWQTSVRQPVTALTDALAEEFGSAKLFRPNRDVRFSKDKSPYKTHQGAVVGTSAGCGLYVQVSARGLMTGAGWYQPTPAQLRAYRAAVLAEGSGAELDALTTALAGDPDAPETDDLPQDAIRIDGDQLKTAPRGFPKDHPRVHLLRFTSMLVSRDHGTPTWLASDAVVDHVREDWRIYAPLLGWFAAHLAP
- a CDS encoding DUF1870 family protein, whose protein sequence is MDRMDGGELQMVREFLGLTGDGLAGMLRNRLGEPVKPRTLRAWEAGRDSVPDAIREQVEQIEVMTGAAVGEVVAALSDARDPAVVVYRTDDDMHAARPDLAHLPARWWRHVVARACQEVPGVEVVSGDALAR
- a CDS encoding VOC family protein, with translation MKRTEAPARGVPCWIDMSSNDLERTTAFYTGLFGWDAQAQGEEYGGYVLFTKDGAPIAGAGPAQMPGMPDMWGLYLRSESIADDLAAATAAGATALMEPMDIPAMGAMTGVTDPSGAAIFFWEPRGHHGFGVVDEVGAPTWFELAARDYPTASEFYTTVFGWSYEGTPGEMTYGIASLEGTRVAGVMDAGDFLPEGVPSHWSFYLGVANIDEACAKVTELGGGVVRPPEDSPFGRLASVQDSGGAQFKLHELAPGWDQ
- a CDS encoding MBL fold metallo-hydrolase, yielding MVTLTFHGHSCVSLEREGARVVIDPGVFSDDALREGGALEGADAVLVTHLHPDHVAPAALVDRDVPIWGPADAVAHLADAGVAPDRLHTLAPGDHTTVAGLGLMVLGGVHAEIADAQPGIANNGYLLEGVFHPGDAVDHADLDAVAGEVRVLLLPVTAPWLRLGEAIALARRTPGAAVHPIHDGILNQRGTALLDGVASRFLGERYRRVGVGESVTHAGVAPVGPA